One part of the Brevundimonas subvibrioides ATCC 15264 genome encodes these proteins:
- a CDS encoding leucyl aminopeptidase family protein: protein MSVVAPDPIVPADAPEAATAVPVRFVGPSGEVAAEGRAWAGRLGFTGKPGQVVVVPGPDGGIDHVLVGTGKTFDPMSARALSARLPAGLYRLEAEPEQARVAALAFLLGRYRFDRYKPRKDEDEVRLVAPEGFEAAEAGRIAAACALAREMVDTPAADMGPLQMETIAREIAEAHGASIAVVTGDALLEETYPAIHAVGRAAAPHRAPRLIEIGWRMDRTDRPLIALVGKGVAFDSGGLDIKSAGGMRNMKKDMGGAAHVLALARLVMQAGLDVRLVVLVAAVENAISADAFRPGDVLASRRGLTIEIGNTDAEGRLILADALTRAGEHEPDLTLDFATLTGAARVALGPELPPLYTDDEALAADLLAAATAVRDPLWRMPLWAGYRAAIESDIADVRNDSAAWAQGGSITAALFLQKFAPTTGAWAHLDVFAWNSRNRPGHPEGGEAQGLRAAYAMLKARYGIV, encoded by the coding sequence ATGTCCGTCGTCGCTCCCGATCCGATCGTCCCCGCCGATGCGCCCGAGGCGGCGACCGCCGTCCCGGTCCGCTTCGTCGGCCCGTCGGGGGAGGTCGCAGCGGAGGGCCGCGCCTGGGCCGGGCGACTGGGTTTCACGGGCAAGCCGGGACAGGTCGTGGTCGTGCCGGGCCCGGACGGCGGCATCGACCATGTGCTGGTCGGCACGGGCAAGACCTTCGATCCGATGAGCGCGCGCGCCCTGTCGGCCCGGCTGCCGGCCGGCCTCTATCGACTGGAGGCTGAACCGGAGCAGGCCCGCGTGGCCGCCCTGGCCTTCCTGCTCGGCCGCTACCGGTTCGACCGCTACAAGCCGCGCAAGGACGAGGACGAGGTGCGTCTGGTCGCGCCGGAGGGCTTCGAGGCCGCCGAGGCGGGCCGCATCGCCGCCGCCTGCGCCCTGGCGCGCGAGATGGTCGACACCCCCGCCGCCGACATGGGCCCCCTGCAGATGGAGACCATCGCCCGCGAGATCGCCGAGGCTCACGGGGCCTCGATCGCGGTCGTGACCGGCGATGCCCTGCTGGAGGAGACCTATCCGGCCATCCATGCCGTGGGCCGCGCCGCCGCCCCGCACCGTGCCCCGCGCCTCATCGAGATCGGCTGGCGGATGGACCGGACCGACCGGCCGCTGATCGCCCTGGTCGGCAAGGGCGTCGCCTTCGATTCGGGCGGACTGGACATCAAGTCCGCGGGCGGGATGCGCAACATGAAGAAGGACATGGGCGGCGCGGCCCACGTCCTGGCCCTGGCCCGTCTGGTCATGCAGGCGGGCCTTGACGTGCGGCTGGTGGTGCTGGTCGCGGCGGTGGAGAACGCCATTTCCGCCGACGCCTTCCGGCCCGGAGACGTGCTGGCCAGCCGCAGGGGGCTGACGATCGAGATCGGCAATACGGATGCGGAAGGCCGCCTGATCCTCGCCGACGCCCTGACGCGGGCCGGCGAGCACGAGCCCGACCTGACGCTGGATTTCGCCACCCTGACCGGGGCCGCGCGCGTCGCCCTCGGCCCCGAACTGCCGCCGCTCTACACCGATGACGAGGCGCTCGCCGCCGACCTTCTGGCGGCCGCGACGGCCGTGCGAGACCCCCTGTGGCGAATGCCGCTGTGGGCCGGTTACCGGGCCGCGATCGAGTCGGACATCGCCGACGTCAGGAATGACTCCGCCGCCTGGGCCCAGGGCGGCTCGATCACCGCGGCCCTGTTCCTGCAGAAATTCGCGCCGACGACGGGTGCCTGGGCCCATCTGGACGTCTTCGCCTGGAACAGCCGCAACCGCCCCGGCCATCCCGAAGGTGGCGAGGCACAGGGCCTGCGCGCCGCCTATGCGATGCTGAAAGCGCGATACGGCATCGTCTGA
- a CDS encoding tetratricopeptide repeat protein: MSRNRSLISMTLAALSLAGAGAAVAQTADPAAASAPRQPASAEERAAYGRLDPLARSVFWSREMEVNPADPVAGVRLVEALRQLGQFDQATTVGQQVLVIQPQNVEAMLEIGRTQIARGQAFYGIAPLEQARSLAPTDWRPLSLLGVAYQQVSRTADAREAWNAALTLSPDNPEVLTNAAMALATDGDAPGAETLLRRAVTQPAATQKMRLNLAMVLGLQGKTGEAEQIIRRELPPASAERNLQWLRSQGRTAAPATSDTTALASARTWSSLQGQ; this comes from the coding sequence ATGTCGCGCAATCGCTCCCTGATCTCAATGACCCTGGCGGCCCTGTCGCTCGCCGGAGCGGGCGCGGCCGTCGCGCAGACCGCCGATCCCGCAGCGGCGTCCGCGCCGCGCCAGCCGGCCTCGGCCGAGGAGAGGGCCGCCTACGGCCGCCTGGATCCTCTGGCCCGGTCGGTGTTCTGGTCGCGCGAGATGGAGGTGAACCCCGCCGACCCGGTGGCGGGCGTCCGTCTGGTCGAGGCCCTGCGCCAGCTGGGCCAGTTCGATCAGGCCACCACCGTCGGTCAGCAGGTGCTGGTGATCCAGCCGCAGAACGTCGAGGCGATGCTGGAGATCGGGCGCACCCAGATCGCCCGGGGACAGGCCTTCTACGGCATCGCGCCGCTGGAACAGGCGCGCAGCCTGGCACCCACCGACTGGCGCCCGCTGTCGCTGCTGGGTGTGGCCTATCAGCAGGTCAGCCGCACGGCCGATGCCCGGGAGGCCTGGAACGCGGCCCTGACCCTGTCGCCGGACAATCCCGAGGTCCTGACCAACGCCGCCATGGCCCTGGCCACCGACGGGGATGCCCCGGGAGCCGAGACCCTGTTGCGCCGCGCCGTCACCCAGCCGGCCGCGACGCAGAAGATGCGACTGAACCTGGCCATGGTTCTGGGGCTCCAGGGCAAGACGGGCGAGGCGGAGCAGATCATCCGCCGCGAGCTTCCCCCTGCCTCGGCCGAGCGGAACCTGCAGTGGCTGCGCAGCCAGGGCCGGACGGCCGCGCCCGCGACGTCCGACACGACCGCCCTGGCGTCAGCCCGAACCTGGTCCTCGCTGCAGGGCCAGTAG
- a CDS encoding DUF4168 domain-containing protein produces MRLTLIAAVSALALTGVATGALAAPVAVTQATEYSDAQLQAFGTAMSAVRAAAPTDGSAPNAEQQAAMAAAVSSSGMDITAFNALATAVSTDEVLQARLAVLATPDSPAGSVAASVTDAEIAQFGAAMVQVRAAAPTDGSAPTTEQQAAMASAVSASGLALDRFNAIAQAVSSDERLRARLELADVKAD; encoded by the coding sequence ATGCGCCTGACCCTGATCGCCGCCGTATCCGCCCTCGCCCTGACGGGGGTCGCCACCGGTGCCCTGGCCGCACCCGTGGCCGTGACCCAGGCGACCGAATATTCCGACGCCCAGCTCCAGGCCTTCGGCACGGCGATGAGCGCCGTCCGCGCCGCCGCCCCGACCGACGGCAGCGCGCCGAACGCCGAACAGCAGGCCGCCATGGCCGCGGCGGTCTCGTCGTCCGGCATGGACATCACCGCCTTCAACGCGCTCGCCACCGCCGTCTCGACCGATGAGGTGCTGCAGGCGCGCCTCGCCGTGCTGGCGACCCCGGACTCTCCGGCCGGCTCCGTCGCCGCCTCGGTGACCGACGCCGAGATCGCCCAGTTCGGGGCGGCCATGGTTCAGGTGCGCGCGGCGGCCCCGACCGACGGCTCGGCCCCCACGACCGAGCAGCAGGCCGCCATGGCCTCTGCCGTGTCGGCCTCGGGTCTGGCTCTGGACCGGTTCAACGCCATCGCCCAGGCCGTGTCTTCCGACGAACGCCTGCGCGCCCGTCTGGAGCTGGCCGACGTCAAGGCGGACTGA
- a CDS encoding iron-sulfur cluster assembly scaffold protein — protein sequence MIDDLYSARILTLAANLPHAGRLTAPEGTGDRTAKLCGSRAIVDVTLDADGRVAGFAQDVKACALGQAAAGVLGEAVIGASDAELRAARDAMLAMLKSGGDGPDGRFEGLRALKQVAAYPARHASTMVAIEATLEAVSQAQGVHAPRTGAA from the coding sequence ATGATCGACGACCTTTACAGCGCGCGCATCCTGACGCTGGCGGCGAACCTGCCTCACGCCGGGCGGCTGACGGCCCCGGAAGGCACGGGCGACCGGACCGCGAAGCTGTGCGGATCGCGCGCCATCGTCGACGTCACCCTCGACGCCGACGGGCGCGTGGCCGGGTTCGCCCAGGACGTGAAGGCCTGCGCCCTGGGCCAGGCGGCCGCGGGGGTTCTCGGCGAGGCGGTCATCGGGGCCTCCGATGCGGAACTCCGGGCCGCCCGCGACGCCATGCTGGCCATGCTGAAGTCCGGCGGCGACGGACCGGACGGTCGCTTCGAGGGCCTGCGCGCGCTGAAACAGGTCGCCGCCTATCCCGCGCGCCACGCCTCGACCATGGTGGCCATCGAGGCGACTTTGGAGGCCGTATCCCAGGCTCAGGGCGTCCACGCCCCGCGTACCGGCGCCGCGTGA
- the yidD gene encoding membrane protein insertion efficiency factor YidD — protein sequence MTDHGPPLETPVTLYERGVRAAHRGYKLTLSPFFGQSCRFLPTCSDYGRDALIRHGLRKGGWLTLRRLCKCHPFGGSGYDPVPAKDAPPLETEDR from the coding sequence GTGACGGATCACGGCCCGCCCCTCGAGACGCCCGTCACCCTGTACGAACGCGGGGTGCGCGCGGCGCATCGCGGCTACAAGCTGACGCTCAGCCCGTTCTTCGGCCAGTCCTGCCGGTTCCTGCCGACCTGTTCGGATTACGGCCGCGACGCCCTGATACGGCATGGTCTGCGAAAGGGGGGGTGGCTGACGCTGCGCAGGCTCTGTAAATGCCACCCCTTCGGCGGTTCGGGATACGACCCCGTGCCTGCAAAAGACGCACCGCCCCTTGAGACTGAAGACCGATGA
- the thrS gene encoding threonine--tRNA ligase has translation MIQLTFPDGATREYPAGSTARDVAHAISPSLAKKAVLAELNGEQRDLNRVLETGGSFRLIMRDDPEALYTIRHDTAHVLAEAVQTLFPGTQVTIGPAIEDGFYYDFFRETPFSTDDFAAIEKEMSRIVDRDAKFEREVWDRDEAITFFEAKGEKFKAELIRDLPGDQTITLYKQGDWIDLCRGPHFPSTKSVGKAFKLTKLAGAYWRGDSNREQLQRIYGTAWATKDDLDAYLLRIEEAEKRDHRKLGRQMELFHMQEEGRGMVFWHPKGWILWQVIEAYMRRRLDAAGYVEVKTPQVLDRKFWEASGHWEKYRPNMFVCETVEGETLSLKPMNCPGHVQIFGIGQRSYRELPLRMAEFGACHRYEPSGALHGLMRVRGFTQDDAHIFCREDQIVEETRRFIELTRIVHADLGMQTAYINLATRPDVRAGSDEFWDKAEGMLGEAARLAGVDPVIAEGDGAFYAPKLDFVVKDAIGREWTCGTLQLDYVLPERLNAEYVGEDGQKHRPVMLHRAILGSFERFIGIMIENYAGAFPLWLAPVQAVVATITSDADGYAEEVAAKFKAAGLRVETDLRNEKVGYKVREHSVGKVPVIAVVGRNEAEQGQVAIRRLGSQAQTVVSVEEAIRILTEEATPPDLR, from the coding sequence ATGATCCAGCTGACCTTTCCCGACGGCGCGACGCGTGAGTATCCGGCCGGATCGACCGCGCGCGACGTGGCCCATGCCATCTCGCCGTCGCTGGCCAAGAAGGCCGTCCTGGCCGAACTGAACGGCGAGCAGCGCGACCTGAACCGTGTGCTGGAGACGGGCGGATCGTTCCGCCTGATCATGCGCGACGACCCCGAGGCGCTCTACACCATCCGCCACGACACGGCCCACGTGCTGGCCGAGGCCGTGCAGACGCTGTTTCCCGGCACCCAGGTCACGATCGGCCCGGCCATCGAGGACGGCTTCTATTACGACTTCTTCCGCGAGACGCCCTTCTCGACCGACGACTTCGCCGCCATCGAGAAGGAGATGTCGCGGATCGTGGATCGCGACGCGAAGTTCGAGCGCGAGGTCTGGGACCGCGACGAGGCGATCACCTTCTTCGAAGCGAAGGGCGAGAAGTTCAAGGCCGAGCTGATCCGCGATCTGCCGGGCGACCAGACGATCACCCTGTACAAGCAGGGCGACTGGATCGACCTGTGCCGGGGCCCGCACTTCCCGTCGACGAAGTCGGTGGGCAAGGCGTTCAAGCTGACCAAGCTGGCGGGGGCCTACTGGCGGGGCGATTCCAACCGCGAGCAGCTGCAGCGCATCTACGGCACCGCCTGGGCCACCAAGGACGATCTCGACGCCTATCTGCTGCGCATCGAGGAGGCCGAGAAGCGGGATCACCGCAAGCTGGGCCGCCAGATGGAGCTCTTCCACATGCAGGAAGAGGGCCGGGGGATGGTCTTCTGGCACCCCAAGGGCTGGATCCTGTGGCAGGTCATCGAGGCCTATATGCGCCGCCGCCTGGACGCCGCGGGCTATGTCGAGGTCAAGACGCCCCAGGTGCTGGATCGCAAATTCTGGGAGGCCTCCGGCCACTGGGAGAAATACCGGCCCAACATGTTCGTCTGCGAGACGGTGGAGGGCGAGACCCTCAGCCTGAAGCCGATGAACTGCCCGGGCCACGTGCAGATCTTCGGCATCGGCCAGCGGTCGTACCGCGAGCTGCCGCTGCGCATGGCCGAGTTCGGGGCCTGCCACCGCTACGAGCCGTCGGGAGCCCTGCACGGGCTGATGCGGGTGCGCGGCTTCACCCAGGACGACGCCCATATCTTCTGCCGCGAGGACCAGATCGTGGAGGAGACGCGCCGGTTCATCGAACTGACCCGGATCGTCCACGCCGACCTCGGCATGCAGACGGCCTACATCAACCTGGCGACGCGCCCGGACGTGCGGGCGGGATCGGACGAATTCTGGGACAAGGCGGAGGGCATGCTGGGCGAGGCGGCGCGCCTGGCCGGGGTCGATCCGGTCATCGCCGAGGGCGACGGCGCCTTCTATGCGCCCAAGCTGGATTTCGTGGTCAAGGACGCCATCGGCCGCGAATGGACGTGCGGAACGCTGCAGCTGGACTACGTCCTGCCCGAGCGACTGAACGCCGAATACGTCGGCGAGGACGGGCAGAAGCACCGGCCGGTCATGCTGCACCGGGCCATCCTGGGATCGTTCGAACGCTTCATCGGCATCATGATCGAGAACTACGCGGGAGCCTTCCCGCTGTGGCTCGCGCCGGTCCAGGCGGTGGTTGCCACCATCACCTCGGACGCTGACGGCTATGCCGAAGAGGTGGCCGCGAAGTTCAAGGCGGCGGGCCTGAGGGTCGAGACCGACCTCCGGAACGAGAAGGTCGGTTACAAGGTGCGCGAACACTCGGTCGGCAAGGTGCCGGTCATCGCCGTGGTCGGCCGCAACGAGGCCGAACAGGGCCAGGTCGCCATCCGCCGCCTTGGCTCCCAGGCCCAGACGGTGGTCTCGGTCGAGGAGGCCATCCGCATCCTGACCGAAGAAGCGACGCCGCCCGACCTGCGCTAG
- a CDS encoding Crp/Fnr family transcriptional regulator, producing the protein MSDPVENRFVSGLAAEDAAALKPLLRRVSVTVDQTVVDQGAPVDQVHFPIDAQFANLIRFSDGSAIETAVIGCEGLTGLAPVMANLTCGWEIVCRASGEAWVASAQALRTLAAERPMIMARLLALTDLYQAQAAQAAACNAEHPVPDRIARWFLTADDLSPRDVMTFRQEELARLIGARRSTVSEAASQLKRRKLVSYNRGIIRIIDRPGLEAAACECYRMLKPRLDALYDVAAA; encoded by the coding sequence ATGTCAGACCCAGTCGAAAACCGCTTCGTATCCGGCCTCGCTGCCGAGGATGCCGCCGCCCTGAAACCCCTGCTGCGCCGGGTATCGGTCACGGTGGATCAGACCGTCGTGGACCAGGGCGCGCCCGTCGATCAGGTCCATTTTCCGATCGACGCGCAGTTCGCCAACCTGATCCGGTTCTCCGACGGCAGCGCGATCGAGACCGCCGTCATCGGCTGCGAGGGCCTGACGGGTCTGGCTCCCGTCATGGCCAACCTGACGTGCGGGTGGGAGATCGTGTGTCGCGCGTCGGGCGAGGCCTGGGTGGCCAGCGCCCAGGCGCTCCGGACGCTTGCGGCTGAACGACCGATGATCATGGCGCGGCTGCTGGCGCTGACCGACCTGTATCAGGCCCAGGCCGCGCAGGCCGCCGCCTGCAATGCCGAACATCCCGTGCCCGACCGGATCGCCCGCTGGTTTCTGACGGCCGACGACCTGTCCCCCCGCGACGTGATGACCTTCCGTCAGGAGGAGCTGGCGCGTCTGATCGGCGCGCGCCGTTCCACCGTCAGCGAGGCGGCCTCCCAGCTGAAGCGGCGAAAGCTCGTGTCCTACAACCGGGGCATCATCCGCATCATCGACCGCCCCGGTCTCGAGGCCGCGGCCTGCGAATGCTACCGCATGCTCAAACCACGCCTGGACGCGCTGTACGATGTGGCGGCGGCGTGA
- a CDS encoding ferritin-like domain-containing protein translates to MADKTLDTLFHDTLKDIYYAERKILKSLPKMQRAAQSPELKAAFEKHKGQTEGQIERLQQVFEIIGKPARGKTCDAIEGILAEGDEIAEEYKGTAALDAGLLAAAQAVEHYEITRYGTLKRWALVLGLDDAAALLDETLQEESQTDEDLTAIADAAVNAEAMQGKAA, encoded by the coding sequence ATGGCCGACAAGACCCTCGACACCCTGTTCCACGACACGCTCAAGGACATCTATTACGCCGAGCGCAAGATCCTGAAGTCCCTGCCCAAGATGCAGCGCGCGGCCCAGTCGCCCGAGCTGAAGGCGGCCTTCGAGAAGCACAAGGGCCAGACCGAGGGCCAGATCGAACGCCTGCAGCAGGTGTTCGAGATCATCGGCAAGCCTGCCCGCGGCAAGACCTGCGACGCCATCGAGGGCATCCTGGCCGAGGGCGACGAGATCGCCGAGGAATACAAGGGCACGGCGGCCCTCGACGCCGGACTGCTGGCGGCGGCCCAGGCCGTCGAACACTATGAGATCACCCGCTACGGCACGCTGAAGCGCTGGGCCCTGGTGCTCGGTCTCGACGACGCGGCGGCCCTGCTGGACGAGACCCTGCAGGAAGAGTCCCAGACCGACGAGGATCTGACCGCGATCGCCGACGCCGCCGTCAATGCCGAGGCCATGCAGGGCAAGGCGGCCTAG
- a CDS encoding acetyl-CoA C-acetyltransferase yields the protein MTEAYIYDAVRTPRGKGKKDGSLHEITGLSLATQVLEALRDRNGLDTSKVDDVILGCVTPIGELGADIARTAVLAAGWDQSVAGVQINRFCASGLEAVNMAAAKVKSGEADFAVGGGVEAMSRVPMGSDGGAWPVDPSSAFPTYFVPQGVSADMIASKYGFSRDDVDAYSMESHKRAAAAWADGRFGKSVVPVKNQLGLVHLDRDETIRPNTDMQSLGGLNPSFAMMGEMAFDAVINQRYPEVERVNHVHTPGNSSGIVDGSAGVLIGTLEAGKALGLTPRARIKGAASIGSEPSIMLTGPEFVTKKLLGKLGMTVADIDVWELNEAFAAVVLRYMQALDIPHDKMNVNGGGISMGHPLGATGAMITGIALDELERSGKETALITLCIGGGMGTATVIERV from the coding sequence ATGACCGAAGCCTATATCTACGACGCCGTGCGGACGCCGCGCGGCAAGGGCAAGAAGGACGGATCGCTGCACGAGATCACCGGGCTGAGCCTGGCGACCCAGGTGCTGGAGGCCCTGCGCGACCGCAACGGCCTGGATACCTCGAAGGTCGACGACGTCATCCTGGGCTGCGTGACCCCGATCGGCGAACTGGGCGCGGACATCGCCCGCACCGCCGTCCTCGCGGCCGGCTGGGACCAGAGCGTCGCCGGCGTCCAGATCAACCGCTTCTGCGCCTCGGGCCTGGAAGCCGTGAACATGGCGGCCGCCAAGGTGAAGTCCGGCGAGGCCGACTTCGCCGTCGGCGGTGGCGTCGAGGCCATGAGCCGCGTGCCCATGGGCTCGGACGGCGGGGCCTGGCCGGTCGATCCGTCCAGCGCCTTCCCGACCTATTTCGTGCCCCAGGGCGTGTCGGCCGACATGATCGCGTCCAAGTACGGCTTCAGCCGGGACGACGTCGACGCCTACTCGATGGAGTCGCACAAGCGCGCCGCCGCCGCCTGGGCCGACGGGCGCTTCGGCAAGTCGGTCGTGCCGGTCAAGAACCAGCTGGGCCTGGTCCATCTGGACCGCGACGAGACGATCCGTCCGAACACCGACATGCAGTCGCTGGGCGGCCTGAACCCGTCCTTCGCCATGATGGGCGAGATGGCGTTCGACGCCGTGATCAACCAGCGCTACCCCGAGGTCGAGCGCGTCAACCACGTCCACACGCCCGGCAACTCGTCGGGCATCGTCGATGGCTCGGCCGGGGTGCTGATCGGCACGCTGGAGGCCGGCAAGGCGCTGGGCCTGACGCCGCGCGCCCGCATCAAGGGGGCCGCCTCGATCGGGTCGGAGCCCTCGATCATGCTGACGGGTCCGGAGTTCGTGACCAAGAAGCTGCTCGGCAAGCTGGGCATGACCGTCGCCGACATCGATGTGTGGGAGCTGAACGAGGCCTTCGCCGCCGTCGTGCTGCGCTACATGCAGGCGCTGGACATCCCGCACGACAAGATGAACGTGAACGGCGGCGGCATCTCCATGGGCCACCCGCTGGGGGCCACGGGTGCCATGATCACCGGCATCGCGCTCGACGAGCTGGAGCGCTCCGGCAAGGAGACCGCCCTGATCACCCTGTGCATCGGCGGCGGCATGGGCACCGCCACCGTCATCGAACGCGTCTGA
- a CDS encoding 3-hydroxyacyl-CoA dehydrogenase NAD-binding domain-containing protein — translation MENFKIDVDADGIALITFDVPGRSMNTLTGKVMDELPALVERIKTDDAIKGAVITSGKASGFCAGADLGDMASGLLSGSGDLQAAYDAGWKMNGALRALETCGKPVAAAINGLALGGGLEVTLACHYRVVGDSPKIQLGLPEIKVGLFPGGGGTQRLTRLIGVQAAMTAMSSGSSWRPNDAKGAGVVHEVVPAGTEVEAAKAWIKGGGKAVQPWDDKSFKLPGGGPYHPAGIQNFLVGNAMIRKQSYGNYPAVTNLMKAVYEGTQVPMDAALRIETRYFIKTLMTPQAQGMIRSLFLSKQELDKGAVRPAGIPQSDPKKVTVIGAGMMGAGIAYVQALAGIQTILIDRDQDAADKGKAHVEELLKKRLSRGQLTQDKFDALLASVVATTDYDQIKGSDLVIEAVFENREIKADVTKRAEAQLEAGAVFGSNTSTLPITGLAEASVRPEDFIGIHFFSPVDKMMLVEIILGEKTGPAAIAKALDYIIKIKKTPIVVNDGRGFYTSRCFGTYVAEGLAMLEEGYAPALIDNLGRMTGMPRGPLEMHDDVALDLSVKIAKQTAEDLGDAYVPIEGHEIVRKMVEDLGRYGRKNGKGFYDYDTKPKKLWSGLSDLATVTINDSTPELIEDQKRRLLYRQAVEVAKCWEEGVIDDPREADVGAILAWGFAPWTGGPITMIDQIGLKAFVEQADVYADRYGDRFRVPQLLRDMAAKGETFYGKFAGVKAAA, via the coding sequence ATGGAAAACTTCAAGATCGACGTCGACGCCGACGGCATCGCCCTGATCACCTTCGACGTCCCCGGACGGTCGATGAACACCCTGACCGGCAAGGTCATGGACGAGCTGCCGGCCCTGGTCGAACGCATCAAGACCGACGACGCCATCAAGGGCGCGGTCATCACCTCGGGCAAGGCTTCCGGCTTCTGCGCCGGGGCGGACCTGGGCGACATGGCGTCGGGACTGCTGTCCGGCTCGGGCGACTTGCAGGCGGCGTACGACGCCGGCTGGAAGATGAACGGCGCCCTGCGCGCGCTGGAGACCTGTGGCAAGCCGGTCGCCGCCGCGATCAACGGCCTGGCGCTCGGCGGCGGGCTGGAGGTCACCCTGGCCTGTCACTACCGCGTGGTCGGCGACAGCCCCAAGATCCAGCTGGGCCTGCCCGAGATCAAGGTCGGCCTGTTCCCCGGCGGTGGCGGCACCCAGCGTCTGACGCGTCTGATCGGCGTCCAGGCGGCGATGACGGCGATGAGCTCGGGCTCGTCGTGGCGTCCGAACGACGCCAAGGGCGCGGGCGTGGTGCATGAGGTCGTGCCCGCGGGCACCGAGGTCGAGGCCGCCAAGGCCTGGATCAAGGGCGGCGGCAAGGCCGTCCAGCCGTGGGACGACAAGTCGTTCAAGCTGCCGGGCGGCGGCCCCTACCACCCGGCCGGCATCCAGAACTTCCTCGTCGGCAATGCGATGATCCGCAAGCAGTCGTACGGCAACTACCCGGCCGTCACCAACCTGATGAAGGCCGTCTATGAAGGCACCCAGGTGCCGATGGACGCGGCGCTCCGCATCGAGACCCGCTACTTCATCAAGACCCTGATGACGCCGCAGGCCCAGGGCATGATCCGCAGCCTGTTCCTGTCCAAGCAGGAGCTCGACAAGGGCGCGGTGCGTCCCGCCGGCATTCCCCAGTCGGACCCCAAGAAGGTCACCGTCATCGGCGCCGGCATGATGGGCGCGGGCATCGCCTATGTTCAGGCCCTCGCCGGCATCCAGACCATCCTGATCGACCGCGACCAGGACGCCGCCGACAAGGGCAAGGCCCATGTCGAGGAGTTGCTGAAGAAGCGGCTGTCGCGCGGTCAGCTGACCCAGGACAAGTTCGACGCCCTGCTGGCCTCGGTCGTCGCCACGACCGACTATGACCAGATCAAGGGTTCGGACCTGGTCATCGAGGCGGTGTTCGAGAACCGCGAGATCAAGGCGGATGTCACCAAGCGCGCCGAGGCCCAGCTGGAAGCCGGCGCCGTGTTCGGCTCCAACACCTCGACCCTGCCGATCACGGGCCTGGCCGAGGCCTCGGTCCGGCCCGAGGACTTCATCGGCATCCACTTCTTCTCGCCCGTCGACAAGATGATGCTGGTCGAGATCATCCTGGGTGAGAAGACCGGCCCGGCGGCGATCGCCAAGGCGCTGGACTACATCATCAAGATCAAGAAGACCCCGATCGTCGTCAACGACGGCCGCGGTTTCTACACCTCGCGCTGCTTCGGCACCTATGTGGCCGAGGGGCTGGCGATGCTGGAGGAGGGCTATGCCCCCGCCCTGATCGACAACCTGGGCCGGATGACCGGCATGCCGCGCGGGCCGCTGGAAATGCACGACGACGTCGCGCTGGACCTGTCGGTCAAGATCGCCAAGCAGACGGCCGAAGATCTGGGCGACGCCTATGTGCCGATCGAAGGCCACGAGATCGTCCGCAAGATGGTCGAGGACCTGGGTCGCTATGGTCGCAAGAACGGCAAGGGCTTCTACGACTACGACACCAAGCCCAAGAAACTCTGGTCCGGCCTGTCGGACCTGGCGACCGTCACCATCAACGACTCGACCCCCGAGCTGATCGAGGACCAGAAGCGCCGCCTGCTGTATCGCCAGGCCGTCGAGGTCGCGAAATGCTGGGAAGAGGGCGTCATCGACGACCCGCGCGAGGCCGACGTCGGCGCCATCCTGGCCTGGGGCTTCGCGCCCTGGACCGGCGGCCCCATCACCATGATCGACCAGATCGGTCTGAAGGCCTTCGTGGAACAGGCCGACGTCTATGCCGACCGCTACGGCGACCGCTTCCGCGTGCCGCAGCTGCTGCGCGACATGGCGGCAAAGGGCGAGACCTTCTACGGCAAGTTCGCCGGGGTGAAGGCCGCGGCCTGA
- a CDS encoding surface-adhesin E family protein, producing the protein MRTRYRLNTLAAMSGALALAGPVSAQEAVPPAPAPPESSTQTPAPAGSDWWVFSRSDQRGYLIDVNSIARTGDELTVTIARVPRQGDPTDYSHTRDVFGIRCAARETHVDQAMDVFEDGEPTEAYATGEPWEAIRPGSLDEGARVIACEDRRPPGPSYPSVNAWIDAGRP; encoded by the coding sequence ATGAGAACACGCTATCGGCTCAACACCCTGGCCGCCATGAGCGGCGCCCTGGCCCTGGCAGGGCCCGTGTCGGCGCAGGAGGCCGTGCCCCCTGCCCCCGCCCCGCCGGAATCGTCGACCCAGACGCCTGCGCCCGCCGGGTCGGACTGGTGGGTCTTCTCGCGCTCGGACCAGCGCGGCTATCTGATCGACGTGAACAGCATCGCGCGGACCGGCGACGAACTGACGGTGACCATCGCCCGGGTCCCGCGACAGGGCGATCCGACGGATTACAGCCATACCCGGGATGTGTTCGGCATCCGGTGTGCCGCGCGCGAGACGCATGTCGATCAGGCGATGGACGTGTTCGAGGACGGCGAGCCGACCGAAGCCTACGCCACCGGAGAGCCGTGGGAGGCCATTCGGCCTGGCTCGCTGGACGAAGGCGCCCGGGTGATCGCCTGCGAGGACCGTCGCCCGCCCGGGCCCTCCTATCCCAGCGTCAACGCCTGGATCGACGCCGGCCGGCCCTGA